A portion of the Pseudomonas synxantha BG33R genome contains these proteins:
- a CDS encoding cytochrome P450, with translation MTPLAYPFNAFTDLELAEPYRHAQQAPGLLRIQMPIGAPAWLATRYDDVRLVLGDRRFSRSEAFRRDDAPRAFPRIAGGIVMMDPPQLTRIRSRAAQAFTRRRVEALRPHARAYAHELIDRMLAAGPPADLVSDYALPLPLALICELLGVPLQDRDRFKVWNDSLLSTRAEDAALTQQHLGELAEYIKGLVAERRRQPQDDFMTALAQADDQGERLSEDQLLLLCIAILVAGYEGSASQIPNFILVLLDNPAQWQQLKAHPEQIPQAVEELLRYIPLASAAMFVHYALEDIQVGETLVRRGEAVFASIGAANHDPARFADPQTLNLQRDAGGHFGFGHGLHHCIGSALARVELQEALQALVERLPNLQRCGQVQWKTATFFRGAHCLPVTWS, from the coding sequence ATGACCCCGCTGGCCTACCCTTTCAATGCCTTCACCGACCTGGAGCTCGCCGAGCCTTACCGCCATGCCCAGCAAGCGCCGGGCCTGCTGCGTATCCAGATGCCCATCGGCGCGCCAGCCTGGCTCGCCACCCGCTATGACGATGTGCGCCTGGTGCTGGGCGACCGGCGTTTCAGCCGCAGCGAAGCCTTTCGCCGCGACGATGCCCCGCGAGCATTCCCGCGAATTGCCGGCGGCATCGTGATGATGGACCCGCCGCAACTCACGCGGATCCGCTCCCGCGCCGCCCAGGCGTTTACCCGGCGGCGCGTCGAAGCACTGCGCCCCCATGCTCGGGCCTACGCCCATGAGTTGATCGACCGTATGCTCGCCGCCGGCCCGCCCGCCGACTTGGTGAGCGACTATGCCTTACCGTTGCCCCTGGCGTTGATTTGCGAGCTGCTGGGCGTACCGCTGCAAGACCGTGACCGCTTTAAGGTATGGAACGACTCATTGCTGTCGACCCGCGCCGAAGACGCCGCGTTGACCCAACAGCACTTGGGCGAACTGGCCGAATACATCAAGGGCCTGGTCGCCGAGCGGCGCCGTCAGCCCCAGGACGATTTCATGACCGCCCTGGCCCAGGCCGATGACCAAGGCGAGCGCCTGAGCGAAGACCAACTGCTGCTGTTGTGCATCGCCATTCTCGTCGCCGGCTACGAAGGCAGTGCTTCGCAGATCCCCAATTTCATTCTGGTGTTGCTGGACAATCCCGCACAGTGGCAACAACTCAAGGCCCATCCCGAGCAGATTCCCCAGGCGGTGGAAGAGCTGCTGCGCTATATCCCGCTGGCGTCGGCGGCGATGTTTGTGCATTACGCCCTCGAAGATATCCAGGTGGGTGAAACCCTGGTTCGCCGGGGCGAAGCCGTTTTCGCATCCATCGGTGCGGCCAACCATGACCCGGCGCGCTTTGCCGACCCGCAAACCCTCAACCTGCAACGCGATGCCGGCGGCCATTTCGGCTTCGGCCACGGCCTGCATCACTGCATCGGCTCGGCGCTGGCGCGGGTGGAGTTGCAAGAGGCGTTGCAAGCCTTGGTAGAACGCCTGCCCAACCTGCAACGCTGCGGGCAGGTGCAGTGGAAAACGGCGACGTTCTTTCGCGGTGCCCACTGCCTGCCGGTGACCTGGTCATGA
- a CDS encoding class I SAM-dependent methyltransferase, producing MNIDTLLIELPAGKHPWRLPVFTDLGLHQQAPARLLAVLERQRPAVVMMSAEQLERLLDFPALALSDLSHLQQLLFISPRPGDWQLAERAAAQLDCHVEGFTDDGRDLVSVKREHQRWCRRALEHPQVNAVALHGTTLFAVPQPCEPATVDDQLDATAAAVDQQFSVTQLTDAVQLNQRLSHAALLSMLNGLEQCGLLPAPLNDVAQSLANAGIAPGHRPLIARWLDVLQAEDLLRRQGDRLHPNLDACAWSDASLEGIWAQLSLDWARNTGGSATLDYARDNARQLPALMRGECAAVHLLFPEGRTERAAALYRESLAAQYQHRAVAHWIGAWAARQSGTETLRVLEVGAGTGSTTQAVVPALAKVTVDYLCTDVSRYFSEQAAERLHAWPWVRHGVFDIDRPAPAQGYRTQSWDLIVAGGVLNAARDTERSLATLLALLKPGGWLVFSEPTQEEFWVMASQAFMLNQASDERALSSSTFLDLNQWQTALARAGFQGNRSLPAADHPLAPLGHRVFVAQVPCQRLSRAALAAHLEHPDLHLELLDRLPDLPTAKDLP from the coding sequence ATGAATATCGACACCTTGCTGATCGAACTGCCCGCCGGCAAGCACCCCTGGCGCTTGCCGGTCTTTACCGACCTGGGCCTGCATCAACAGGCCCCGGCCCGTTTGCTGGCAGTGCTCGAACGCCAGCGTCCGGCGGTGGTAATGATGAGCGCCGAACAACTGGAGCGTCTGCTGGACTTTCCCGCCCTGGCCCTGAGTGATCTGAGCCATCTGCAACAGCTGTTATTCATCAGCCCCCGACCGGGCGACTGGCAGTTGGCGGAACGGGCAGCGGCGCAGCTCGATTGCCACGTAGAGGGTTTTACCGATGACGGGCGCGACTTGGTCAGCGTCAAGCGTGAGCACCAGCGCTGGTGCCGGCGGGCACTGGAACATCCCCAGGTGAATGCGGTGGCGCTGCACGGCACGACACTGTTCGCGGTGCCCCAGCCGTGCGAACCGGCGACAGTGGACGATCAGTTGGACGCGACCGCAGCCGCCGTCGATCAGCAGTTCAGCGTCACGCAGCTGACCGACGCCGTACAGTTGAACCAGCGCTTGAGCCACGCCGCCTTGCTGTCGATGCTCAATGGCCTGGAGCAGTGCGGCCTGCTGCCCGCACCACTCAACGATGTGGCGCAGAGCCTCGCCAATGCCGGCATAGCCCCCGGCCACCGCCCACTCATCGCACGCTGGCTCGACGTGCTCCAAGCCGAGGATTTGCTGCGCCGCCAAGGCGACCGCCTGCATCCCAACCTCGACGCCTGCGCCTGGAGCGACGCCAGCCTGGAGGGCATCTGGGCACAGTTGAGCCTGGACTGGGCGCGCAACACCGGCGGCAGCGCCACCCTCGATTACGCGCGAGACAACGCTCGCCAGTTGCCGGCGTTGATGCGCGGTGAGTGCGCAGCGGTGCACCTGCTGTTTCCCGAAGGCCGCACCGAACGTGCGGCGGCGTTGTACCGCGAAAGCCTGGCGGCGCAGTACCAGCATCGCGCCGTGGCTCACTGGATTGGCGCCTGGGCTGCGCGCCAGAGCGGCACCGAGACCTTGCGGGTGCTGGAAGTCGGTGCCGGCACCGGTTCCACCACCCAGGCCGTGGTGCCGGCCCTGGCCAAGGTCACGGTGGACTATCTGTGCACCGACGTGTCGCGCTACTTCAGCGAGCAGGCCGCCGAGCGTCTGCACGCCTGGCCGTGGGTGCGCCACGGGGTGTTTGATATCGACCGCCCCGCCCCTGCCCAAGGCTATCGCACCCAGAGTTGGGACCTGATCGTCGCCGGGGGCGTGCTGAATGCCGCCCGCGACACCGAGCGCTCCCTGGCCACCCTGCTCGCCTTGCTCAAACCCGGCGGCTGGCTGGTGTTCAGCGAGCCGACCCAGGAGGAGTTCTGGGTGATGGCCTCCCAGGCTTTCATGCTCAACCAGGCCAGCGATGAGCGCGCGCTGAGCAGCAGTACCTTCCTCGATCTCAACCAATGGCAAACCGCCCTGGCCCGCGCCGGGTTCCAGGGCAATCGCAGCCTGCCCGCCGCCGACCACCCGCTGGCGCCGCTCGGCCATCGTGTGTTCGTCGCCCAAGTGCCCTGCCAACGCTTGAGCCGCGCCGCGCTGGCCGCGCACCTGGAACACCCAGACCTGCACCTGGAACTGCTCGACCGTTTGCCCGACCTGCCTACCGCCAAGGACTTGCCATGA
- a CDS encoding VOC family protein, with product MNTAQSRSSCSHVLLWVRDLHQAVANFRAAGFEVIYATAEARAQHAHIWFSHGPIIELLTTPRHAWLFKWPIDCLAGRGAGRRMLRWAAQGEGFCDLALLCDDLALAPRLTNLAAGGVAMGRVVKWQRTCADGSQTRFRFVYPRHERLPFLVTPYSPSQHPQRLIHPNGATGLAAIHLGVSPADHSALNLLAGDDPMLHLQPAEFTGVQAVQVAGLAQPLTLHGAQLLSCPTAHGDSHA from the coding sequence TTGAACACTGCCCAATCCCGTTCGTCCTGCAGCCATGTGCTGCTGTGGGTTCGCGACCTGCACCAGGCGGTGGCGAACTTTCGCGCCGCCGGTTTCGAGGTTATCTACGCCACCGCCGAGGCCCGCGCGCAACACGCGCATATCTGGTTCAGCCACGGGCCGATCATCGAGCTGCTCACCACCCCGCGTCATGCCTGGCTGTTCAAGTGGCCCATCGACTGCCTGGCCGGGCGTGGCGCCGGGCGGCGCATGTTGCGCTGGGCTGCCCAGGGTGAAGGTTTTTGCGACCTCGCGCTGCTCTGCGATGACCTGGCCCTGGCACCCCGTCTGACAAACCTGGCGGCCGGCGGCGTGGCCATGGGCCGGGTGGTGAAGTGGCAACGCACCTGTGCGGACGGCAGCCAGACGCGCTTTCGGTTTGTTTACCCGCGGCATGAGCGTCTGCCGTTTCTGGTCACGCCCTATTCGCCCTCCCAGCACCCGCAGCGACTGATCCATCCCAACGGCGCCACGGGGCTGGCGGCCATTCACCTGGGGGTAAGCCCCGCCGATCACAGCGCCCTCAATTTGCTCGCGGGCGATGACCCGATGTTGCACCTGCAACCCGCCGAATTTACCGGCGTACAGGCGGTGCAAGTCGCCGGCCTGGCGCAACCATTGACGTTACACGGTGCGCAATTGCTGAGCTGCCCGACTGCACATGGAGATAGCCATGCTTGA
- a CDS encoding Gfo/Idh/MocA family oxidoreductase, with product MSRARPRVIVAGTAFGRIYLQALARAHERYELVGILSRGNAYSKACADHYGVALYEAVEQVPDSVDIACVVVRSGATGGVGSELAQQFLRRGIHVLQEHPVHHREIAACMQAARQGQAAYAVNTLYPNILAIRRFLAVAAYLREQQGLAYIDAACNSQVAYPLLDILGRLAGGLRPWVFAAPAASVGAQPFTRLNASFNGVPISLRVQNQVHPQDPDNHSFLLHRLEVGCEGGVLSLCDTHGPVLWNPRLHAPRDDTDRLIMAGKGSERLAGPSMVVLDPHIPASYHQVFNQLWPDAVSLALDALCADIAEPAQRLRSGIWATEVSMAWREMNSLIGMPELIEPPIPRTLPMTELHRCADAVQPPGADPSAQLVGALPL from the coding sequence ATGAGCCGCGCTCGTCCACGCGTGATCGTCGCCGGCACCGCGTTCGGCCGCATCTACCTGCAAGCCTTGGCTCGAGCCCATGAGCGCTATGAATTGGTCGGTATCCTGTCGCGTGGCAATGCCTATTCGAAGGCCTGCGCCGATCACTACGGGGTGGCGCTGTACGAGGCCGTCGAGCAGGTGCCCGATAGCGTCGACATTGCCTGCGTGGTGGTGCGTTCCGGCGCCACCGGTGGCGTGGGCAGCGAACTGGCCCAGCAGTTCTTGCGCCGTGGCATTCACGTATTGCAGGAACACCCGGTGCATCACCGCGAAATCGCCGCGTGCATGCAGGCCGCGCGTCAGGGCCAGGCGGCCTATGCGGTCAATACGCTGTACCCGAATATCCTTGCGATCCGGCGTTTTCTGGCGGTAGCCGCGTACCTGCGTGAGCAACAAGGGCTGGCCTATATCGACGCGGCCTGTAACAGCCAGGTGGCCTACCCGTTGCTGGATATTCTCGGGCGCCTGGCCGGTGGTTTGCGGCCCTGGGTATTTGCGGCGCCGGCCGCCAGTGTCGGTGCGCAGCCCTTCACCCGGTTGAACGCCAGCTTCAATGGCGTGCCGATCAGCCTGCGCGTGCAAAACCAGGTACATCCCCAGGACCCGGACAACCACTCGTTCCTGCTGCATCGCCTTGAAGTCGGCTGTGAAGGCGGCGTGCTGAGCCTGTGCGACACCCACGGCCCGGTGCTGTGGAACCCACGCCTGCACGCACCACGGGACGACACCGACCGCCTGATCATGGCAGGCAAAGGCAGTGAACGATTGGCCGGGCCGAGCATGGTGGTGCTCGACCCGCACATACCCGCCAGCTATCACCAGGTGTTCAACCAGCTCTGGCCCGATGCGGTCAGCCTCGCCCTGGATGCGCTATGCGCCGACATCGCCGAACCGGCGCAGCGCCTGCGCAGCGGCATATGGGCCACCGAGGTGTCGATGGCCTGGCGTGAAATGAACAGCCTGATCGGCATGCCGGAACTGATTGAACCGCCGATTCCCCGCACGCTGCCGATGACCGAACTGCATCGCTGCGCCGACGCCGTACAGCCGCCAGGCGCTGACCCCAGCGCGCAACTCGTGGGAGCCCTGCCCCTTTGA